TCGCGGAAACGGCGCGTGTCGTCGGTCTGTGCGTCAGGCTGGTCGGACATCGGATCGAGTGGGGGCTGGCCGCCCTTCGGCGAGGCGAGCGTCACGTTCACGCCGGCGTCGACGAACGCGTAATACGGCGCGGCGAACTCCTCCAGCCAGAAGCCGGTCTTGTCGCCCGTCGTGCCAAGCGTGTCGTGGGAGGTGAGGATCATCAAAACGTTCTTCATCGGAGCCTTCGGGTTAAGGGTAATTCAGAGAGGGGGGCGGAAATGGATCAGACGCTTTGCGCCTGCGCCTCGTGCTTCCCTTCGCAGAACTCCTCGACGAGTTTGTCGCAGAAGGCGGGGAGATCGTCGGGGTTGCGGCTCGTGACGAGGCCTTGATCGACGACGACTTCTTCGTCCACCCATGTCGCGCCCGCGTTGCGGAGGTCGGTCTGGAGCGTGGAGTACGAGGTCACCGTCCGGCCCTGGAGCACGTCGGCTTCGGCGAGGAGCCACGGCGCGTGGCAGATCGCGCCGACGGGCTTCTTCTGCTCGAAGAACGCGCGGACGAACGCGACCGCATCGTCGCTGCCGCGCAGCGTGTCCGCGCCGACGGTGCCGCCGGGGATCACGAGGCCGTCGAAGTCCTCGGCCGAGACGTCGGCGAAGGTCGCGTCGACGGCGTACGTGCCTCCGCTGTCGAGGTCGTTGTTGACGGTCTGCGCGTCGCCGGACTCGGTGCTGATGACGGTGACGGTTGCGCCGGCGTCTTCGACGGCTTGTTTGGGCTGGACGAACTCGGGTTCTTCGGTGCCGCGGGGGGCGATGAGGAGGGCAATGCGCTTGCCGTTGAGAGAGGTAGCCATGACGGGAGGGGAGAGGTGAGGGGGAGCGATGGGGCCGGGCCGCATCGGGCGGCGCCGGTGGGGACTAAACCCGGAGCGCCGCAGCAGGGTTCTGAGGTCCCGATGAATCTCCCGGTGCGCAGAACGGAACAGGCTTCGGCCGATGGTATCTTTCGGGCTTCTCCCGAATCGCCCCGTTTCGCCCCGCTCCATGCCGACTTACCCCGCCGTTCCGCAGTTCGACCACGCCGCCGCCGAGGAGGAGACCCTCGCGTGGTGGGACGCCCACGACGTGTTCGAGCAGAGCCTGAAGATCCGAGAGGGCGCGCCGAACTTCGTGTTCTACGAGGGGCCGCCGACGGCGAACGGGAAGCCGGGCATCCACCACGTCATGGCGCGGACGATCAAGGACCTCTTCTGCCGCTACAAGACGATGAAGGGCTTCCGCGTCGACCGCAAGGCTGGGTGGGACACGCACGGGCTGCCGGTCGAGATCGAGGTCGAGAAGGAGCTCGGGCTCGAAGGGCGGCACCAGGTCGAGGAGTACGGCGTGGCGGAATACAACGCGAAGTGCCGCGAATCCGTCCTCCGCTACAAAGACCTGTGGGACAGCCTCACGCGGCGGATGGGCTACTGGGTCGACCTCGGCGACCCGTACGTCACGTTCGAGAACGACTACATCGAGTCGGTCTGGAACCTGATCCAGCGGATCGGCGAGCGGCGCACCGACGCAGGCGAGTCGTTCCTCTACCGCGGCTACAAGATCCAGTGGTACAGCCCCGGCAGCGGGACCGTCCTCTCGTCGCACGAGGTCTCGCTCGGCTATAAAGAGGTACAGGACGTGAGCATCACGGTCCGGGCCGCTGTCATCGGTCAGGACGACACGTACCTCCTCGCGTGGACGACGACGCCGTGGACGATCCCCTCGAACGCCGCGATGGCCGTGGGGAAGAACATCGACTACGTCAAAGTCCGCCAGACGCGCGACGACGGCACGGACGAATATCTCATCCTCGCGGCGAAGCTCGTCGACAAGCAGATCAAGGGCGAGCACGAGATCGTCGAGCGGATGAAAGGGGCCGACCTCGTCGGGCTCCGTTACGAGCCGATGTGGCCGCAGATCGCCGCGTTCATCGACGCCGACGACGAACTCCGCCCGCACCGCGACGCGCTGTGGCAGGTCGTCGCCGCTGATTATGTCACGACGGAGGACGGCACGGGCATCGTCCACACCGCGCCCGCCTTCGGCGCTGACGACTTCAGCACGGGGCAGAAGCACGGCCTCAGCCTGCTCAACCCGATGCGCCCCGACGGCACGTTCGCCCCCAGCCTCGACGTGATCGGCGGGTTGTGGTTCAAGGACGCCGACCGTCCGATCATCCGCGACCTGAGCGCGCGCGGGCTGCTTTTCCGCGAGGACTCGTACCTCCACAACTACCCGCACGACTGGCGCAAAGGCACGCCGCTCATGCAGTATCCGGTGGAGAGCTGGTTCATCCGCACGACGGCCATCAAGGACCGCCTCGTCGAGCTGAACCGGACGATCAACTGGCAGCCCGAAGGCATCGGCGAGGGGCGGTTCGGGCAGTGGCTCGAAGGTAACGTCGACTGGGCCATCAGCCGGATGCGCTACTGGGGCACGCCGATCCCGATCTGGGTCAACGACGCCGACGAGGAGGACATCGTCGTGATCGGTTCCGTCGCCGAGCTGCGCGAGAAGGCAGGGCTGAGCGATGACGAAGTGCTCGACCTGCACCGGCCGTTCGTGGACGACATCACGTGGCCCGCGCCGAATGGCGGGACGTACCGCCGCATCCCCGACCTCCTCGACGTGTGGTTCGACAGCGGGGCGATGCCGTTCGCGCAGTGGCACTACCCGTTCGAGAACGAGCAGAAATTCGAGCGCAACGTCCCGGCCGACTTCATCGCTGAGGGTGTCGATCAGACGCGCGGCTGGTTCTACACGCTCCACGCGATCGCCGCGCTCGTCGCCGACCGCGTGGCGTATAAGAACGTCGTCGTCAACGGGCTCGTGCTCGACGAGAACGGCGAGAAGATGTCGAAGTCGAAGGGGAACACCGTCGAGCCGTTCGGTGCGATCGCGAAGCACGGCGTCGACCCGCTGCGGTGGTCGATGATGAGCCAGAGCGCGCCGTGGGAGAGCCTCCGCTACTCCGACCGCGCCGTCGAGGAGACGAAGCGGAAGTTCTTCTCCACCGTCACGAACACGTACAGCTTCTTCGCCACGTACGCGAATCTCGACGGCTTCGCCTACGACAAGTCGAACGCGACCGCGCTCGCCGACCGCGCCGAGCTCGACCGCTGGATCCTCTCGCGCTTGCACACGACGGCTGGAGCCGTCGACGCCGCGTTCGACGCCTACCATCCGACGCAGGCCGCGCGGGCGATGGAGACGTTCGTCGACGACCTCTCGAACTGGTACCTCCGCCGCAGCCGCCGCCGTTTCTGGAAGTCGGAGAGCGACGCCGACAAGCAGGCCGCGTACGAGACGGTCTACGAGTGCCTCACGACGCTCGCGAAGCTGATGGCCCCGCTCGCGCCGTTCTACGCCGAGTGGCTGTGGGACAAGCTCAAGACCGACGCCGACCCGCTCTCGGTCCACCTCACCGACTTCCCCTCGGGCGAGGCCTCGGCCGTCGACGTGGCACTCGAGGAGCGGATGGCGCTCGCGCGAACCGTCGCGTCCATCACGCTCGCGCTCCGCAACGAGGCCGGGCTCAACGTCCGGCAGCCGCTCGGCCAGATCTCCGTCGTGACCGGGACGGCCGGCGTGGACGAGGCCGTGCTCCGCTCTGTCGAGAGCATCGTGCTCGACGAGGTCAACGTGAAGCGGCTGGAGGCCATCGGGTCGGGGAGTCGGCTCGTCGAGAAGTCGGCGAAGCCCAACTTCAAAGCGCTCGGCAAGCGGCTCGGGTCGAAGATGAAAGCGGCGAACGCCGCGGTCCGTGCGCTCGACACCGACGCGATCACGCAGTACGAACAGGAGGGGCAGCTAATCCTGTCGCTCGACGGCGAGGACGTGACGTTCGGAGAGGGCGACATCGACGTGGTCAGCGAGGGGATCGAGGGACACCTCGTCGGGCAGGAGGGGAACGTAACCGTCGCGCTCGACACGACGTTGACGGAGGCGTTGCGAAAAGAGGGGATCGCTCGTGAGTTCGTCAATCGGGTCCAGAATTTGCGTAAGTCGGCGGGATATGCCATCTCAGACCGGATCGTCGTTACCTTTGGCGGCTCCGAAGGCCTCGCCGAGGCGATAGAAGCCCACGCCGCTACGATTCGGAACGAGACCCTCGCCGAGACGTTGAGCGCATCCGGCACGCCCTCAGGCGACGCTGTGCAGGGGTTTGAGATCGGCGACGCTACTGTCGAGATTGGCGTTAGGCGCGTGAGCGCTGCGCACGAAGCTTGACGGCGGCAGCGACCTCGGGGGAGGCGCGCTCCGTCTATTTAATACGACCATCCATAGACCCGGTGCTGGACGCCGGACACGAAATGAGCAGCGAAACAGCCAACGGTAAAGTCAACGGAAGCCAGGGTGGGGGGCAGCGCCGCACGCCGTTCTCCGACGAGGAGCTCGAGGAGTTCCGCACCCTGATCCTGAGCAAGCGCGAGAGCGCGCAGGAAGACATCGACGCGATGCGGGCCCAGGTCGAGGACTCGCGCGAACACGAGAGCGACTCGGCGTACTCGTTCCACATGGCCGACGCCGGCACCGACGCGATGGAGCGCGAGAAGCTCTACCTCATGATCGCCCGGCAGCAGAAGTATCTCGGCTACCTCGACCGCGCCCTCGAACGGATCGACAACAAGACCTACGGCATCTGCAAGGTCAGCGGGAAGCCGATCGCCGTGGAGCGCCTCCGCGCCGTCCCGCACACAGAGATCTCGATCGACGCCAAGCGGAAGCAGAAATGAAGACGTGGTGCGTGCACGCGCAGCCTTCCGCAAGGAAACGTGATGCGTGAGACGCGCATCAGCGTTCGCGCTCGACTTCACGTATCCCGCATTACGCATCACGTTCCATGCGCCTCCTCTGGGTATCGTTCTTCCTCCTCGTCGTCGATCAGCTCACGAAGCAGTGGGTGCACGCGACGATGCTCCCCGGTGAGTCGATCCCCATCCTCGGGGACGTCCTCCGGCTGACGTACACGACGAACCCGGGGATGGCCTTCGGGCTCACGCTCGGCTCGAAGCTGTTCCTCACGCTGTTCTCGATCCTCGCCACGGTGATGATTGGGGTGTACCTCTGGTACGTGCGGAAGGGGCCGTGGGGCTACCGGCTCTCGCTCGCCCTCATCATCGGCGGGGCCGTCGGCAACGTCATCGACCGGACGTTCTACGGCGTGTTCTACGGCTACGGGCCGCTGTTCTACGGCGAGGTCGTCGACTTCATCCACGTCGATCTCTG
This window of the Rhodothermales bacterium genome carries:
- a CDS encoding type 1 glutamine amidotransferase domain-containing protein, producing MATSLNGKRIALLIAPRGTEEPEFVQPKQAVEDAGATVTVISTESGDAQTVNNDLDSGGTYAVDATFADVSAEDFDGLVIPGGTVGADTLRGSDDAVAFVRAFFEQKKPVGAICHAPWLLAEADVLQGRTVTSYSTLQTDLRNAGATWVDEEVVVDQGLVTSRNPDDLPAFCDKLVEEFCEGKHEAQAQSV
- the lspA gene encoding signal peptidase II, with product MRLLWVSFFLLVVDQLTKQWVHATMLPGESIPILGDVLRLTYTTNPGMAFGLTLGSKLFLTLFSILATVMIGVYLWYVRKGPWGYRLSLALIIGGAVGNVIDRTFYGVFYGYGPLFYGEVVDFIHVDLWRGVVAEWVPFFGGNYLSLFPIWNVADMAIVVGVAAIILFQKRFHEGLVATQTDQPASHPATGGYDGNGRPASADAVPTADAVPAADAAPKPTSDG
- the ileS gene encoding isoleucine--tRNA ligase; this translates as MPTYPAVPQFDHAAAEEETLAWWDAHDVFEQSLKIREGAPNFVFYEGPPTANGKPGIHHVMARTIKDLFCRYKTMKGFRVDRKAGWDTHGLPVEIEVEKELGLEGRHQVEEYGVAEYNAKCRESVLRYKDLWDSLTRRMGYWVDLGDPYVTFENDYIESVWNLIQRIGERRTDAGESFLYRGYKIQWYSPGSGTVLSSHEVSLGYKEVQDVSITVRAAVIGQDDTYLLAWTTTPWTIPSNAAMAVGKNIDYVKVRQTRDDGTDEYLILAAKLVDKQIKGEHEIVERMKGADLVGLRYEPMWPQIAAFIDADDELRPHRDALWQVVAADYVTTEDGTGIVHTAPAFGADDFSTGQKHGLSLLNPMRPDGTFAPSLDVIGGLWFKDADRPIIRDLSARGLLFREDSYLHNYPHDWRKGTPLMQYPVESWFIRTTAIKDRLVELNRTINWQPEGIGEGRFGQWLEGNVDWAISRMRYWGTPIPIWVNDADEEDIVVIGSVAELREKAGLSDDEVLDLHRPFVDDITWPAPNGGTYRRIPDLLDVWFDSGAMPFAQWHYPFENEQKFERNVPADFIAEGVDQTRGWFYTLHAIAALVADRVAYKNVVVNGLVLDENGEKMSKSKGNTVEPFGAIAKHGVDPLRWSMMSQSAPWESLRYSDRAVEETKRKFFSTVTNTYSFFATYANLDGFAYDKSNATALADRAELDRWILSRLHTTAGAVDAAFDAYHPTQAARAMETFVDDLSNWYLRRSRRRFWKSESDADKQAAYETVYECLTTLAKLMAPLAPFYAEWLWDKLKTDADPLSVHLTDFPSGEASAVDVALEERMALARTVASITLALRNEAGLNVRQPLGQISVVTGTAGVDEAVLRSVESIVLDEVNVKRLEAIGSGSRLVEKSAKPNFKALGKRLGSKMKAANAAVRALDTDAITQYEQEGQLILSLDGEDVTFGEGDIDVVSEGIEGHLVGQEGNVTVALDTTLTEALRKEGIAREFVNRVQNLRKSAGYAISDRIVVTFGGSEGLAEAIEAHAATIRNETLAETLSASGTPSGDAVQGFEIGDATVEIGVRRVSAAHEA
- a CDS encoding TraR/DksA C4-type zinc finger protein, which codes for MSSETANGKVNGSQGGGQRRTPFSDEELEEFRTLILSKRESAQEDIDAMRAQVEDSREHESDSAYSFHMADAGTDAMEREKLYLMIARQQKYLGYLDRALERIDNKTYGICKVSGKPIAVERLRAVPHTEISIDAKRKQK